From Variimorphobacter saccharofermentans, one genomic window encodes:
- a CDS encoding DUF5721 family protein has protein sequence MISLKISDIKLFMAKLLASSSFDQFILREMELQTFTVFSISGQFNEDFFTNEELEERKGDRCVLWSDVRSIAYSMIKGNKTPLALKIIFQLPRQLCEDLVHQSGGKLRMEDIGGLYINLRFEKKELHIITGTAIKTFTLDKTLEQEWDREVRSLLKDQGVAFEEE, from the coding sequence ATGATATCATTAAAAATATCCGACATTAAATTATTTATGGCAAAGCTTTTGGCAAGTTCTTCCTTTGACCAGTTTATTCTCCGGGAAATGGAGCTGCAGACATTTACCGTTTTTTCCATATCAGGGCAATTTAATGAAGATTTTTTTACAAACGAGGAATTGGAGGAACGGAAAGGAGATCGATGTGTGTTATGGAGCGATGTACGTTCCATAGCATATTCCATGATTAAGGGCAATAAGACGCCGTTGGCTCTAAAGATAATATTTCAGCTGCCAAGGCAATTATGTGAGGACTTGGTACATCAATCCGGGGGTAAGCTTCGCATGGAGGACATCGGAGGATTATATATAAATCTCAGGTTTGAAAAGAAGGAGCTTCATATTATAACAGGAACAGCGATAAAGACCTTTACATTGGATAAAACACTGGAACAGGAATGGGATCGTGAAGTGAGATCCTTATTAAAGGATCAGGGAGTTGCATTTGAAGAGGAGTAA
- a CDS encoding alpha/beta hydrolase codes for MAINKAMRIALKALSYPDLDVKKNYKLHRQMTNVAHPYIKPKYEMWDHKVSVGDYDIPVRVFFPPESDADNRVLVFFHGGGWVIGNIDSYTTVCSNMANMTGHIVVSVDYRLAPEYKFPTAPEDCYAVTKAIFENADTFGVEKKNITLIGDSAGGNLAAVVSIMARDRGEFMPSRQILLYPSTDSDHSQTSPYESVRENGTDFLLTTKRICDFIDLYKSSDEDLSNPYLAPILSKDLSNQPRTLIITAQYDPLRDEGEAYGKKLYAFGNEAEVYRMKDALHGFISLPKHFVHVKRSYELINQFLNNESSN; via the coding sequence ATGGCAATCAACAAAGCAATGAGAATTGCATTAAAAGCATTGTCCTATCCGGATTTGGATGTAAAGAAGAATTATAAGCTGCACCGTCAAATGACGAATGTCGCTCATCCATATATAAAACCGAAATATGAAATGTGGGATCACAAGGTATCCGTAGGAGATTACGATATCCCGGTGAGGGTATTTTTTCCACCGGAAAGCGACGCAGACAATCGGGTACTGGTGTTTTTTCATGGCGGAGGCTGGGTAATCGGTAATATTGATAGCTATACAACGGTTTGCTCGAATATGGCGAATATGACCGGTCATATAGTGGTATCAGTGGATTACCGTTTGGCTCCGGAATATAAGTTTCCTACTGCACCGGAAGATTGTTATGCAGTAACCAAGGCTATTTTTGAAAATGCAGATACCTTTGGTGTTGAGAAAAAGAATATTACATTAATAGGAGATAGTGCAGGAGGGAATCTGGCAGCGGTAGTCTCCATCATGGCAAGAGATCGTGGAGAGTTTATGCCCTCCAGACAGATATTATTATATCCATCTACGGACAGTGATCATAGTCAAACCTCCCCTTATGAATCGGTAAGGGAGAATGGAACGGATTTCTTACTGACCACCAAACGTATTTGTGACTTTATTGATCTATATAAGAGCAGTGATGAGGATTTGTCAAATCCTTATTTAGCACCAATCCTATCAAAGGATTTGTCAAACCAACCCAGAACCTTGATAATCACAGCACAATATGATCCTCTTAGGGATGAAGGAGAAGCATACGGTAAGAAGCTCTATGCTTTTGGAAATGAAGCAGAGGTATATCGTATGAAGGATGCACTCCATGGATTTATTTCCCTGCCAAAGCATTTTGTACATGTAAAACGAAGCTATGAATTAATTAATCAGTTTTTGAACAACGAGAGTAGTAATTAA
- a CDS encoding ABC-F family ATP-binding cassette domain-containing protein, producing MIQASNVTLRIGKKALFEDVNIKFTEGNCYGLIGANGAGKSTFLKILNGQIEPTKGEIIITPGQRLSFLQQDHFKYDAYEVLETVIMGNKRLYDIMKEKDVIYAKEDFTEEDGIRASELEAEFASMDGWEAEANAASLLNGLGIDTELHYKKMSELSGSEKVKVLLAQALFGNPDILLLDEPTNHLDLEAIRWLEEFLINFENTVIVVSHDRYFLNKVCTHIADIDYAKIQLYAGNYDFWYESSQLMIKQMKEANKKKEEKIKELQEFIQRFSANASKSKQATSRKRALEKIELDDIRPSSRKYPYIDFRPSREIGNEVLTVENLSKTIDGVKVLDNISFIVGREDKIAFVGPNTFATTTLFRILAGELEPDEGSYKWGITTNVSYFPKDNTKLFEGDETIVDFLMPFSPEKDVTYVRGFMGRMLFAGEEGSKKVNVLSGGERVRVMLSKMMIAGANVLILDEPTNHLDMESITSLNNGLIKFPGVALFTSQDHQFIQTTANRIMEIAGGHLIDKITTYDEYLDSDEMARKRQVMLFNKEDDED from the coding sequence ATGATACAGGCTAGTAACGTAACCCTAAGAATTGGAAAGAAGGCGTTGTTCGAAGATGTAAATATTAAGTTTACCGAGGGCAATTGCTATGGTTTAATCGGTGCAAATGGTGCCGGCAAATCAACCTTTCTTAAAATATTAAACGGACAAATAGAACCTACAAAGGGAGAAATCATCATTACTCCCGGACAGCGCTTATCCTTCCTACAGCAGGATCACTTCAAGTATGACGCATATGAAGTACTTGAAACAGTTATCATGGGTAATAAGCGCCTCTATGATATCATGAAGGAAAAAGATGTTATCTATGCGAAAGAAGACTTTACCGAAGAAGATGGTATCCGTGCAAGTGAATTAGAAGCAGAGTTTGCTTCTATGGACGGCTGGGAAGCAGAAGCAAATGCAGCATCCCTGCTGAATGGTTTAGGAATAGATACAGAGCTTCATTACAAGAAAATGAGTGAACTCAGTGGTAGTGAAAAGGTGAAGGTATTACTTGCCCAGGCTTTATTTGGTAATCCTGATATTCTTCTACTCGATGAGCCTACCAACCATTTAGATTTGGAAGCCATTCGTTGGCTTGAGGAATTCCTGATTAATTTTGAAAATACCGTAATCGTTGTTTCCCATGACCGCTATTTCTTAAATAAAGTATGTACTCATATCGCTGATATTGATTATGCTAAGATCCAGCTTTATGCCGGCAATTACGATTTCTGGTATGAGTCCAGCCAGCTTATGATTAAGCAGATGAAAGAAGCTAACAAGAAGAAAGAAGAGAAAATTAAAGAACTTCAGGAATTCATTCAGCGATTTAGTGCCAATGCCTCCAAATCAAAGCAGGCTACCTCCAGAAAAAGAGCACTGGAGAAGATCGAACTGGATGATATCAGACCTTCCAGCAGAAAATATCCATATATCGATTTCAGACCCAGTCGTGAGATCGGTAACGAGGTGCTTACTGTTGAGAATCTATCAAAAACCATTGATGGTGTGAAGGTCCTCGATAATATCTCCTTTATTGTCGGACGTGAGGATAAGATTGCATTTGTTGGACCCAATACCTTTGCTACAACTACCTTATTCCGTATTCTGGCTGGAGAGCTTGAACCGGATGAAGGCTCCTACAAATGGGGTATTACCACAAACGTATCCTATTTCCCGAAGGACAATACAAAGCTGTTTGAAGGTGACGAAACCATCGTCGATTTTCTGATGCCTTTCTCTCCTGAGAAGGATGTAACCTATGTTCGTGGCTTTATGGGCAGAATGCTATTTGCCGGGGAAGAGGGTTCCAAGAAGGTTAATGTACTATCCGGTGGAGAGCGCGTACGCGTTATGCTTTCTAAGATGATGATTGCAGGCGCCAATGTATTAATTTTGGATGAACCAACCAACCATCTGGATATGGAGTCCATTACCTCATTAAATAATGGATTGATTAAGTTCCCAGGTGTGGCACTATTCACCTCGCAGGATCATCAGTTTATTCAAACTACTGCAAACCGTATCATGGAAATTGCGGGCGGACATTTAATCGATAAGATTACTACTTATGATGAGTATCTTGATAGTGACGAAATGGCAAGAAAAAGACAGGTTATGCTGTTTAATAAGGAAGATGACGAAGATTAA
- a CDS encoding DUF6320 domain-containing protein, with protein sequence MLYCDNCKVSLKGKHQVCPLCGGIIQNNEDVTEDVFPNIPTIYQEFNMFIRVMILISIAAIIISFAVNIIFTRDSRWSLLVAAAIACMWLSMFFILRKKNNIPKTILWQVVLISLLSVLWDYSIGWHGWSLDYVIPSICFAAMIIIAITAKLLKIGVGDMIIYFLLDGIFGFIPIIFIIFGGLNVLFPSVICVATSAINLSAIILFEGDNIKTELKKRMHI encoded by the coding sequence ATGCTATATTGCGATAATTGTAAGGTTTCCTTGAAAGGGAAACATCAGGTATGTCCATTATGCGGAGGTATCATTCAAAATAATGAAGATGTCACGGAGGATGTATTTCCGAATATTCCAACTATCTATCAGGAATTCAATATGTTTATCCGTGTTATGATATTAATCTCCATTGCAGCCATCATTATCAGCTTTGCAGTTAATATTATCTTTACCAGAGACTCCAGATGGTCATTATTGGTGGCGGCAGCCATAGCCTGTATGTGGTTAAGTATGTTCTTTATTCTCCGTAAGAAGAATAATATACCAAAAACGATACTGTGGCAGGTGGTTCTGATCAGTTTATTATCAGTACTCTGGGATTATTCCATTGGGTGGCATGGCTGGTCATTGGATTATGTGATTCCCTCGATTTGCTTTGCAGCTATGATCATAATAGCGATTACTGCGAAGCTGTTGAAAATTGGTGTGGGGGATATGATAATTTATTTTTTATTGGATGGAATATTTGGGTTTATCCCAATTATTTTCATTATATTTGGTGGCTTGAACGTTCTTTTTCCTTCCGTAATCTGCGTTGCGACCAGTGCAATAAATCTCTCTGCAATTATTTTGTTTGAAGGAGATAATATAAAGACGGAGCTCAAGAAAAGAATGCATATATAA
- a CDS encoding TraX family protein: MNSFVLKLIAIITMLIDHTAVVFVPHNTVLYIVMRSIGRLAFPIFVFLLVEGFYHTSDVKKYLTRLGIFAFISEIPFDLAFNNAVLETTHQNVFFTLFLGLLLIYIMSIVEEKYKKQVFVSNCIDAILTLVFCIVALVLRCDYHFAGILLIVAFYLFRGSKALLTFALVLVTFTILGDINVLATLAMIPIAFYNGEKGKSAKYFFYIFYPAHLLVLFLISYLIS; this comes from the coding sequence ATGAATTCATTTGTCTTAAAACTAATCGCTATCATAACCATGTTAATTGACCACACAGCCGTCGTGTTTGTACCCCATAATACAGTTTTATATATTGTTATGCGGAGTATAGGAAGACTGGCTTTCCCGATATTCGTGTTTTTACTTGTGGAGGGATTTTATCATACCAGTGATGTGAAAAAGTATCTAACACGGTTAGGCATTTTTGCATTTATATCGGAAATTCCATTTGATCTGGCATTTAATAATGCAGTATTAGAAACAACTCATCAGAATGTATTCTTTACCTTATTCTTAGGATTATTATTAATATATATTATGAGTATCGTAGAGGAGAAGTATAAGAAACAAGTCTTTGTTAGCAACTGTATTGATGCAATATTAACGCTGGTATTTTGCATTGTAGCGCTGGTATTACGTTGTGATTATCACTTTGCCGGTATATTACTCATTGTTGCCTTCTATCTGTTCCGTGGAAGTAAAGCATTACTCACATTTGCGTTAGTTCTTGTAACCTTTACGATATTAGGTGATATTAACGTACTTGCAACCTTAGCTATGATACCGATCGCTTTTTATAACGGAGAAAAGGGTAAAAGTGCAAAATATTTCTTTTACATCTTTTACCCCGCTCATTTACTGGTATTGTTTTTGATATCTTATCTGATATCATAG
- the htpG gene encoding molecular chaperone HtpG, translated as MSTERGTLSIHSENIFPIIKKWLYSDHDIFVRELVSNGCDAITKLKKLEIMGEATLPEDNHFQITVTVNPEEKTICFSDNGIGMTAEEVKEYINQIAFSGAQKFMEKYKDKTNEDQIIGHFGLGFYSAFMVAGRVSIDTLSWQEGAEPVHWESDGGTEYEMSTGTRTERGTDITLYLNEESYEFSNEYRVREIIKKYCSFMPVEIYFVNANAPKEEEKEEVIDASVNEEGVASEDSAEKEEKKEKKKPEPINNTNPLWMKHPNDCTEEEYKNFYHDVFHDYKEPLFWIHLNMDYPFNLKGILYFPKINTEYDSLEGLIKLYSNQVFIADNIKEVIPEFLMLLKGVIDCPDLPLNVSRSALQNDGFVKKISDYITKKVADKLTGMFKVERENYEKFWDDISPFIKFGCLKDDKFREKVKDVIIFKNLEGKYLTLADYIAAKNGTKDTEKDTAKEAEKTDSESEKNSNSETDKGTESSESKEEHVHDEHCECGHDHDHDEEVTEDKKTIVYYVTDEKQQSQYINMFKEAGLDAFILTHNIDQPFITQLEYQDQTIKFQRIDADISDSFKEETKKKDQKVLKNNTEAMTKLFRKVLGKEKLEVKVEKLKNDKVSSVMTLSEESRRMQDMMRMYSMQDMDPNMFGGGETLILNANNQLVQYIITNENSEYTPMICEQLYDLALLSHKPLDPEAMTKFIQRSNEIMLHLAK; from the coding sequence ATGAGTACTGAACGTGGCACTTTATCCATCCATTCAGAGAATATTTTCCCCATTATTAAGAAATGGTTATATTCGGACCATGATATCTTCGTAAGAGAATTGGTATCAAATGGTTGTGATGCGATCACGAAATTAAAGAAGCTTGAAATTATGGGTGAAGCAACACTTCCTGAAGATAATCATTTTCAGATAACCGTAACTGTGAATCCGGAGGAAAAGACAATATGCTTTTCTGACAACGGAATTGGTATGACGGCGGAAGAGGTTAAGGAATATATTAATCAGATCGCATTTTCCGGTGCACAGAAATTCATGGAGAAATATAAGGACAAGACCAATGAGGATCAGATTATCGGACATTTTGGTCTGGGCTTCTATTCTGCATTTATGGTGGCTGGTCGTGTAAGCATTGATACCCTGTCCTGGCAGGAAGGTGCTGAACCGGTGCATTGGGAGTCCGATGGTGGTACAGAATATGAGATGAGTACTGGTACAAGAACGGAACGTGGTACCGATATCACATTGTACTTAAATGAAGAAAGCTATGAATTTTCTAACGAATACCGTGTAAGAGAAATAATTAAAAAGTACTGTTCCTTTATGCCGGTTGAAATATATTTTGTAAACGCGAATGCTCCGAAGGAGGAAGAAAAGGAAGAAGTTATTGACGCTTCCGTAAATGAGGAGGGTGTCGCTTCAGAAGATTCCGCAGAGAAAGAGGAAAAGAAGGAAAAGAAAAAGCCGGAACCGATTAATAATACCAATCCATTATGGATGAAGCATCCGAATGATTGCACCGAAGAGGAATATAAGAATTTCTATCATGATGTATTCCATGATTATAAGGAGCCTCTGTTCTGGATCCATCTGAATATGGATTATCCTTTTAATTTAAAGGGTATTCTATACTTCCCGAAAATCAATACAGAATATGATTCTCTGGAAGGATTAATTAAGCTTTATAGTAATCAGGTATTTATTGCAGATAATATTAAGGAAGTAATACCGGAATTCCTGATGCTGTTAAAGGGTGTTATTGATTGCCCGGACCTTCCGCTTAACGTATCCAGAAGTGCGCTGCAGAATGACGGCTTTGTGAAAAAGATTTCCGATTATATTACAAAGAAGGTAGCGGATAAGCTCACCGGTATGTTTAAGGTTGAGAGAGAGAATTACGAGAAGTTCTGGGATGACATTAGTCCTTTCATTAAGTTTGGCTGCTTAAAGGATGATAAGTTCCGTGAAAAGGTGAAGGATGTTATAATCTTTAAGAACCTGGAAGGAAAATATCTTACTCTGGCAGATTATATAGCTGCGAAAAATGGCACTAAGGATACAGAGAAGGATACTGCCAAGGAAGCTGAGAAAACTGATTCTGAATCAGAGAAGAATAGCAATTCAGAGACGGATAAGGGTACAGAGTCCTCTGAAAGTAAAGAAGAACATGTTCATGATGAACATTGTGAATGCGGCCACGATCATGATCATGACGAAGAGGTTACAGAGGATAAGAAAACCATTGTCTACTATGTAACTGATGAAAAGCAGCAGAGTCAGTATATTAATATGTTTAAAGAAGCTGGCCTCGATGCATTTATCCTGACTCATAATATTGACCAGCCCTTCATTACCCAGCTGGAGTACCAGGATCAGACAATAAAGTTCCAGCGAATTGATGCAGATATCAGTGATAGCTTTAAAGAAGAGACCAAGAAAAAGGATCAGAAGGTTCTTAAGAACAATACCGAAGCAATGACCAAGCTATTCCGTAAGGTTCTTGGTAAAGAGAAGCTGGAAGTAAAGGTTGAGAAATTAAAGAATGATAAGGTGTCTTCCGTTATGACCCTGTCTGAGGAAAGCCGAAGAATGCAGGATATGATGCGTATGTATAGTATGCAGGATATGGATCCCAATATGTTCGGCGGTGGAGAGACCCTGATATTGAATGCGAATAATCAATTGGTTCAGTATATTATCACGAATGAGAATTCAGAATATACTCCGATGATTTGTGAGCAACTGTATGATCTGGCGCTTCTAAGCCATAAGCCGTTGGATCCAGAGGCAATGACCAAGTTTATTCAAAGAAGCAATGAGATTATGTTACATTTAGCAAAATAA